A genome region from Pseudomonas pergaminensis includes the following:
- a CDS encoding HlyD family secretion protein, giving the protein MSAAPPSPQVMPEETVNGQRGKARRILLSLAGIALLVGVSWAAWWWITGRFIETTDDAYLQADSISVAPKINGYVAEVLVSDNQNVKRGDVLVRLDARKYQAVSDEASATIAARNADYAKAQADLVQQDSTIAEARAQLQGAEADARHAQTEVARYAPLARSGAEPEERLAQLNNQLAQARSTVAAKQAALRSSQTRYGTLQAQLKQAQAQLGVAKASEAQSQLDVDDAVIRSPLDGRAADRGVRVGQYVQPGTRLLTVVPISAIYLTANYKETQIGGMRPGQTVTVHVDALPGRDLQGHIDSLAPGTGAQFALLPPSNATGNFTKIVQRVPVRIALDVPDDLRAALMPGLSATVEVDTRTHAADANHG; this is encoded by the coding sequence ATGTCGGCTGCACCTCCCTCCCCTCAGGTCATGCCTGAAGAAACCGTCAACGGTCAGCGCGGTAAAGCCCGACGCATCCTGCTCAGCCTGGCCGGCATTGCTCTATTGGTCGGTGTGTCATGGGCCGCTTGGTGGTGGATCACCGGGCGCTTCATCGAGACCACCGACGATGCCTACCTGCAAGCCGACAGCATCAGCGTGGCGCCCAAGATCAATGGCTACGTGGCCGAAGTGCTGGTGAGCGACAACCAGAACGTCAAGCGCGGCGACGTGCTGGTGCGCCTGGATGCGCGCAAATACCAGGCGGTGAGTGACGAAGCGTCCGCAACCATTGCCGCGCGCAACGCCGACTACGCCAAGGCCCAAGCCGACCTGGTGCAGCAGGACTCGACCATCGCCGAAGCCCGTGCCCAGTTGCAGGGCGCCGAAGCCGATGCGCGGCATGCGCAGACCGAAGTCGCGCGCTACGCGCCACTGGCCCGCTCCGGCGCCGAACCAGAAGAACGCCTGGCGCAACTGAACAACCAACTGGCACAAGCGCGCAGCACGGTGGCGGCCAAACAGGCGGCGCTGCGCTCCAGCCAGACCCGCTACGGCACGCTCCAGGCCCAGCTCAAGCAGGCCCAGGCGCAATTGGGCGTGGCCAAGGCCAGCGAGGCGCAAAGCCAATTGGACGTGGACGACGCCGTCATCCGCAGCCCGCTGGACGGTCGCGCGGCCGACCGGGGCGTGCGCGTGGGCCAGTACGTGCAACCCGGCACCCGGTTGCTGACGGTGGTGCCGATCAGCGCGATCTACCTGACCGCCAACTACAAGGAAACCCAGATCGGTGGCATGCGCCCCGGCCAGACCGTCACCGTGCACGTGGACGCCCTGCCCGGCCGCGACCTGCAAGGTCACATCGACAGCCTGGCCCCCGGCACCGGCGCGCAGTTCGCCTTGCTGCCGCCGTCGAACGCCACCGGTAACTTCACCAAGATCGTGCAGCGCGTACCGGTGCGCATCGCCCTGGACGTGCCGGATGACCTGCGGGCCGCGTTGATGCCTGGCCTGTCGGCCACCGTCGAAGTCGACACCCGCACCCACGCTGCGGACGCCAACCATGGCTGA
- a CDS encoding DHA2 family efflux MFS transporter permease subunit: MAEAIMAGVAAEKPRNASLTDWIAVAAGALGALLATLDVSITNSALPQIQGQIGATGTEGTWIATGYLMSEIVMIPLAAWLTRVFGLRRFLIGTALMFTLFSMFCGLSTSLGAMIAGRIGQGFAGGAMIPTAQTIVRTRLPPHQLAIGTTMFGMTVILGPLLGPVIGGWLTENINWRWCFFLNLPISIALITLLITGLPSERMNLQRFISADWLGILGLAMGLSSLTVVLEEGQREHWFDSLLIVWLSIATVTGFFLIAVGQLRSSTPILRLPLVLNKSFGSVLLIGTAVGAGLYGTAYLVPQFLGILSGYNAQQSGSIMLLSGIPAFLLMPILPRMLGRYDLRWMVGAGLLLYWASCFVDTLLTADSVGHDFIWSQLLRGFGQILVMMPLSQLSMRSVDTQDAGDAAGLYNMSRNLGGTIGLALLGVLMDRRSHFHDDRLREGILANSQLTQDHMASNTASYLAQTGDASTASLQAMAQLANDIARQASVMAYNDSFYVLGLAMLACLPLIFILKKRTVQP, translated from the coding sequence ATGGCTGAGGCGATCATGGCCGGGGTGGCCGCCGAGAAACCGCGCAACGCCTCGCTGACCGACTGGATTGCCGTCGCCGCCGGTGCATTGGGCGCACTGCTGGCCACCCTGGATGTGTCGATCACCAACTCGGCCCTGCCACAGATCCAGGGCCAGATCGGCGCCACCGGTACCGAGGGCACCTGGATCGCTACCGGCTACCTGATGTCGGAAATCGTCATGATCCCCCTCGCCGCCTGGCTGACCCGGGTGTTCGGCCTGCGCCGGTTCCTGATCGGCACCGCGTTGATGTTCACCCTGTTCTCGATGTTCTGCGGCCTGTCCACCAGCCTCGGCGCGATGATCGCCGGGCGCATCGGCCAGGGCTTCGCCGGTGGCGCGATGATCCCCACCGCCCAGACCATCGTGCGCACGCGCCTGCCACCGCATCAACTCGCCATTGGCACCACGATGTTCGGCATGACCGTGATCCTCGGCCCATTGCTCGGTCCAGTGATCGGCGGCTGGCTGACGGAAAACATCAACTGGCGCTGGTGCTTCTTTCTCAACCTGCCCATCAGCATCGCGCTGATTACCCTGCTGATCACCGGCCTGCCCAGCGAGCGCATGAACCTGCAACGCTTTATCAGCGCGGATTGGCTGGGCATTCTGGGGCTGGCCATGGGCTTGAGTTCGCTGACCGTGGTACTCGAAGAAGGCCAGCGCGAGCACTGGTTCGATTCGCTGCTGATCGTGTGGCTGAGCATTGCCACGGTCACCGGTTTTTTCCTGATTGCCGTGGGGCAATTGCGCTCCAGTACCCCGATCCTGCGCCTGCCACTGGTGCTCAACAAAAGCTTTGGCAGCGTGTTGCTGATCGGTACGGCGGTGGGTGCGGGGCTGTATGGCACGGCGTATCTGGTGCCGCAATTTCTCGGGATTCTGTCCGGCTACAACGCGCAACAGTCCGGCTCGATCATGTTGTTGTCGGGCATTCCTGCATTCCTGCTGATGCCGATCCTGCCCAGGATGCTCGGCCGCTACGACCTGCGCTGGATGGTCGGCGCAGGCCTGCTGCTGTACTGGGCCAGTTGCTTTGTAGACACCCTGTTGACCGCCGACAGCGTCGGCCATGACTTTATCTGGTCACAACTGCTGCGCGGCTTCGGGCAGATCCTGGTGATGATGCCCCTCAGCCAACTGTCCATGCGTTCGGTCGACACCCAGGACGCCGGCGACGCGGCCGGGCTCTACAACATGTCGCGCAACCTCGGCGGCACCATCGGCCTGGCGTTACTCGGCGTGTTGATGGACCGGCGCAGCCACTTCCATGACGACCGGCTGCGCGAAGGCATCCTGGCCAACAGCCAATTGACCCAGGACCACATGGCCAGCAACACCGCCAGCTACCTGGCACAAACCGGCGATGCCTCCACCGCCTCTTTGCAAGCCATGGCTCAACTGGCCAATGACATCGCGCGGCAAGCGTCAGTGATGGCCTATAACGACTCGTTTTATGTACTGGGACTCGCAATGCTGGCGTGCCTGCCCCTGATCTTCATCCTGAAAAAGCGCACGGTACAGCCATGA
- a CDS encoding efflux transporter outer membrane subunit has product MLARSLLPLLTVGLLSACTVGPDYQGAPDTAPKTLAAGRLPHADSQAPSTPAVAQWWRTLNDPQLNELVDMALKNSPDIATAQARLKQSRASLSGARADAMPKVTGDAAMLKLRSPDTSALGGGGGGRGPLTLYLAGFDASWEADLFGGTRRAVEAAQAEADAAQAQLADAQVQLAAEVVQAYTDLRDQQARLALVDASVDIENQALDLTQQRRSRGVASQLQLEQVLTQAENTQAQRLPLQAAIVESLDQLGLLCGQEPGELDSRLAIAKALPAIPGVVPVADPAALLKARPDIRVAERKLASSNAQIGEKTADWFPKLSLMGDLSFSAGDPGHLARKDNGTWLILPRLTWNALDFGRVAASVKGAEAGRDEALAQYKSVVLSALRDADVALARYGHQRQNVVLLRSVESSAVRAADLTRQRYRAGTASTLDWLDAERTRYQAQESRISGDAELLKDFASLHKALGLGWTL; this is encoded by the coding sequence ATTCTTGCTCGCTCTCTGCTCCCGCTCCTGACCGTCGGCCTGCTGTCCGCCTGCACCGTAGGCCCGGATTACCAAGGCGCGCCCGATACCGCGCCCAAAACCCTGGCCGCCGGGCGCTTGCCCCATGCCGACAGCCAAGCCCCCAGCACGCCGGCTGTGGCGCAGTGGTGGCGAACACTGAATGACCCGCAACTCAATGAGCTGGTCGACATGGCACTCAAAAACAGCCCGGATATCGCCACCGCCCAGGCACGCTTGAAGCAATCCCGCGCGAGCCTCAGCGGTGCGCGTGCCGACGCCATGCCCAAAGTCACCGGCGACGCGGCGATGCTAAAACTGCGCTCACCCGACACCTCCGCACTCGGCGGCGGTGGTGGCGGACGAGGTCCACTGACGCTCTACCTCGCCGGCTTCGACGCCAGCTGGGAAGCCGACCTGTTCGGCGGCACGCGCCGCGCAGTCGAAGCGGCGCAGGCCGAAGCCGATGCGGCCCAGGCACAACTGGCCGACGCCCAGGTGCAACTGGCGGCCGAAGTGGTGCAGGCCTACACCGACCTGCGCGACCAGCAAGCGCGACTGGCCTTGGTCGACGCCAGTGTCGACATCGAAAACCAGGCCCTTGACCTGACCCAGCAACGCCGCAGTCGCGGCGTGGCCTCACAGCTGCAACTCGAACAAGTCCTCACCCAGGCCGAAAACACTCAGGCCCAACGCCTGCCCTTACAAGCCGCCATCGTCGAATCCCTGGATCAGCTCGGTCTGCTCTGCGGCCAGGAACCCGGTGAACTGGACAGCCGCCTCGCCATCGCCAAGGCCCTGCCCGCCATCCCCGGCGTAGTGCCCGTGGCCGACCCCGCCGCCCTGCTCAAGGCCCGCCCCGACATCCGCGTCGCCGAACGCAAACTGGCCTCCAGCAACGCGCAGATCGGCGAGAAAACCGCCGACTGGTTTCCCAAGCTCAGCCTGATGGGCGACCTGTCATTCTCCGCCGGCGACCCCGGCCACCTCGCCCGCAAGGACAACGGCACCTGGCTGATCCTGCCGCGCCTGACCTGGAACGCGCTGGACTTCGGCCGCGTGGCCGCCAGCGTCAAAGGCGCCGAAGCCGGTCGCGACGAAGCGCTCGCGCAGTACAAAAGTGTGGTACTGAGTGCGCTGCGCGACGCCGATGTGGCCCTGGCGCGGTACGGCCATCAACGCCAGAACGTAGTGCTGTTGCGCAGTGTGGAGTCCTCGGCGGTACGCGCGGCGGACCTGACTCGCCAGCGCTACCGTGCGGGCACCGCCAGCACCTTGGATTGGCTGGATGCGGAGCGTACCCGCTACCAGGCCCAGGAGAGCCGGATTTCCGGGGACGCGGAGTTACTCAAGGATTTTGCTTCACTGCACAAGGCATTGGGGCTGGGCTGGACGTTGTGA